The region GACGCGCAGGTCGGCGAGGGCGTGCCAGGCGTCGGCGGTCTCCTCGGCAAGGTCGACCAGGCGCGGGAAGAGGGCCTCCCAGTCCTCGACGACCGCGCGCACGGACGGGACCAGGTCGGACAGGTCACGTACCCGGGGCCCGACGACCAGGCCCGGGAAGACCCGGGAACCGTCCCCGAAGGTGCCGAGGGCGAAGGGTCCGGTGTGGGAGGGGAGTCGGTCGGGCACGGGCGGTCTCCTCGTACGGCGGGTGGCTTGCCGTCGACGCTAGGCAGCGCGGGGGCGGGGCGGAAATGGCGATCCGCGATGCCTGCCATCAGGGGGCCGGAGGCCGTGTGATCAGCGGCCCATCGTCGTACGGGATGGATGACGTCCCCCTTGCCGATGCCTCGATCCGTTGACCCTGCAACGACCCTCCGAGCAGGCTCGGAGCACCATCGGACCTGAGGAGCGAGTGTGATCGTCGAGCATGCCGAACTGACCGTGGAAGCCGGTCGTGAGCGGGTCTTCGAGGCCGTCTTCGACAAGGCCCGCGAGGTGCTCGCCGAGGCGGACGGGTTCCGCTGGACCGAGCTGCTGCGCTGCGAGGAGCGCCCTGATCGCTATCTGCTGCTCGTCGGCTGGACGTCCGTGGAGGCGCACACGGTCGGCTTCCGCAGCTCCGAGCGCTTCGAGCGGTGGCGCGCCCTGGTCGGGCCGTTCTTCGCCGCGCCGCCCGTCGAGCACTACCGCACGCTCGGCGACCGCTTCACCGCCTGACCGCCCCCACCGCGCCCCTGTTCTTCTTCTACGTTCGCAAGGATCGCCCATGCCCCTACACAAGGTGCTCGTCGTCGGCGGCGGCATCACCGGTAGCGTGCTGTCGCTCGCGCTCGCCCAGCGGGGCGCCGAGGTCGAGCTCGCCGAGATCTCGCCCCAGTGGTTCGGTGTGGGCCACGGCATCACCGTCCAGGGCAACGCGCTCAAGGCGCTGCGCTCGGTGGGCGTGCTCGACCGGGTGCTCGCCCGGGCCGTCCCCTTCGACGTGATGCGGCTGCGCCGGGCCGACGGCGGACTGCTCGCCGAGCTGCGCACCCCGCACACCGGCGGCGCCGAGCTGCCGTCGACGGCGGGCGCGCTGCGCTCGGACCTTCAGGACGCGCTGTGCGACGCGGTCCACGCGCAGGGGGTGCGCGTCCGGCTCGCGCTGAGCGTGGCGAAGCTCGACCAGTCCCCGGACCATGTGGACGTCACGTTCACCGACGGCACCAGCGGCCGCTACGACCTCGTGGTCGGCGCCGACGGCATCAACTCGCGGATGCGGCAGCTGATCGGCATCACCACCACGCCCCGCCCGGTAGGTATGTCGATCTTCCGGGTGGTCGCGCAGCGGCCGCCCGAGATGGACTGCGCGGAGGTGTACTACGGCGGCCCGCGCTACAAGGCCGGCTACAGTCCGATCTCGCCCGACCAGTGCTATGCCTACCTGCTCGACGAGAACCTCGACGCCGCACTGATCGGTCCGCGCGCCCCGCTGTCGCTGCTGCGCGAGCGCGGCGCCGGGTACGGCGGAACCTGGGGCAGGATCCTCGCCTCGCTGCCGCAGGACACCCCGGTCGACTACCGGTGGATCGAGACGATCCTCGTCGACGAGCCCTGGTACCGGGGCCGTACGGTGATCATCGGGGACGCCGCGCACGCCTGCCCGCCGCTGATCGCGCAGGGCGCCGCGATGTGCGCCGAGGACGCGGTCGTGCTCGCGGAACTCGTCACCGGCGGGGCGCCGCTGGAGAAGGCGCTCGACACGTTCATGGCGCGCCGGCTGCCCCGGGTGCGGGTGGTGCTGGAGAACTCGCTGCGGCTCGCCGACTGGGAGATCCACCCGGAGACGCCCGGCGCGGACCCCGGCCGGATCATGTCGGAGACCCTGGACTATCTGACGGCCGCCGCATGAACGTTCCCGTCGTGGACTTCCACGGTCACCTCGCCGTCCCCGCCGCCGACGCGCTGTGCGCGGGCACGCCCGGCCTGGCCGCCGAGCTGGCGGCCGAGGCGCGGGCGCACTCCGCCACGTCACTGGCGGTCA is a window of Streptomyces sp. NBC_00271 DNA encoding:
- a CDS encoding antibiotic biosynthesis monooxygenase family protein, giving the protein MIVEHAELTVEAGRERVFEAVFDKAREVLAEADGFRWTELLRCEERPDRYLLLVGWTSVEAHTVGFRSSERFERWRALVGPFFAAPPVEHYRTLGDRFTA
- a CDS encoding FAD-dependent monooxygenase is translated as MPLHKVLVVGGGITGSVLSLALAQRGAEVELAEISPQWFGVGHGITVQGNALKALRSVGVLDRVLARAVPFDVMRLRRADGGLLAELRTPHTGGAELPSTAGALRSDLQDALCDAVHAQGVRVRLALSVAKLDQSPDHVDVTFTDGTSGRYDLVVGADGINSRMRQLIGITTTPRPVGMSIFRVVAQRPPEMDCAEVYYGGPRYKAGYSPISPDQCYAYLLDENLDAALIGPRAPLSLLRERGAGYGGTWGRILASLPQDTPVDYRWIETILVDEPWYRGRTVIIGDAAHACPPLIAQGAAMCAEDAVVLAELVTGGAPLEKALDTFMARRLPRVRVVLENSLRLADWEIHPETPGADPGRIMSETLDYLTAAA